The following is a genomic window from Spirosoma foliorum.
ATATTCCCTTTTTTCTCGCCGATTTTAGTCCTAGCCCAACTAATCAGCCGTCTAGCTACGCTTTAGCCGCTTGTCCACGTAGTTTGCTCAAACGCATTGCCAGCCAGTGCCAGCAAATGGGTTTCCACGCTGAATTTGCCCAGGAGTTTGAGTGGTTCAATTTCCGCGAAACACCCCAAAGTCTACAGCATAAAGACTTTCGGCAATTAGAGCCACTTACGCCAGGCATGTTTGGGTATTCTATCCTGCGCCCTTCGCTCGAAAGTGCCTTTTATCACGATCTATTCGATTTACTGGCTCAATTCGATATACCGCTCGAAGGGCTTCATACCGAGACGGGGCCGGGCGTTTACGAAGCGGCTATCATGCATGATGAAGTCGTTAGAGCCGCCGACAAAGCTACTCTATTCAAAACCGCTGTGAAGGAAATTGCTTACCGACATGGCATAGTGGCTACGTTTATGGCGAAATGGAACGCTGATTTGCCCGGTTGTAGCGGTCATATTCACCAGAGTCTCTGGAACCCCGAACAGACAAAAAATCTGTTTTATGATGCCACTCAACCAGATAACATGAGTGAGCTAATGCGCCAGTTCATGGCCGGCCAATTGTATTGCCTGCCCCATATTACGCCCATGTTTGCGCCAACCATCAACAGCTATAAACGGCTGGTTGAAGGTGCCTGGGCCCCTACTACATTAACCTGGTCGGTAGATAATCGGACAACTGCGCTTCGGGTGTTAAATCATAAGGAGGCCTATACGCGTGTTGAACATCGGGTGTCTGGTTCCGATACAAATCCGTATCTGGCAATAGCTGCGTCATTAGCTTCTGGCTTGTATGGCATCCGGCATAAATTAACATTAGACATTCCAGCTTCGGTTGGAAATGGTTATGCCGATAAGCGGAATGGCATATTACCTACGAATTTGGACGAAGCCACGCGGGCAATGGCCAATTCGCCAGTGGCGGCTGAACTGTTTGGCGTCGAATTTGTTGACCATTTCACGCGCACTCGCGACTGGGAATGGCGGCAATATCTCCGCCAGGTCAGCGACTGGGAACTGAAACGATATTTTGAGATTATTTAAAGAGTTTTCTGTTT
Proteins encoded in this region:
- a CDS encoding glutamine synthetase family protein, with amino-acid sequence MNQQDIIDFINQSDSPKIKYAFTDIDGVLRGKIIHRQKFLDGLTDGFGFCDVVWGWDSSDTPYDNGKTTGWQSGYPDAPVRLDVSTFRQLPWEDNIPFFLADFSPSPTNQPSSYALAACPRSLLKRIASQCQQMGFHAEFAQEFEWFNFRETPQSLQHKDFRQLEPLTPGMFGYSILRPSLESAFYHDLFDLLAQFDIPLEGLHTETGPGVYEAAIMHDEVVRAADKATLFKTAVKEIAYRHGIVATFMAKWNADLPGCSGHIHQSLWNPEQTKNLFYDATQPDNMSELMRQFMAGQLYCLPHITPMFAPTINSYKRLVEGAWAPTTLTWSVDNRTTALRVLNHKEAYTRVEHRVSGSDTNPYLAIAASLASGLYGIRHKLTLDIPASVGNGYADKRNGILPTNLDEATRAMANSPVAAELFGVEFVDHFTRTRDWEWRQYLRQVSDWELKRYFEII